ATCCGATGTCGCTATAACCGCAAGTACTGGGTAGCTCGTCAGcatggcgacgacgacgggtgGATCATCgttgccggcgccgacgagccgGAGGAGGACCTGTCCAAGCCGTCTTGCACCCTGATTAAGGCTGTTCCTGTCTCTTCCGATGATGATAGCCGCGCTGCTGACGCCGGTGATCAGCCTCATGAATCCGTGATGACCTTCAGGTTCGATTCGTTTCCTTGGACGCATATGAATGATAAGGATACAGTACGCACATTTAAGCTATATCTTTTTTGGCAGGTTCGTTCTCGCCGGCAGGCTGCAGGCCGCAGGCAAGGACGACGATGGCAGCGGGCGCATGTCGTTGAGCGGCACTGGTACCGTGGGCTCGTGCTTGTGCGTTGGACGCCAAGGTGAGCGTCAGCAGGTCGACGACGGCGGCTTCGTCATCTTCAACCTGTCCAACAGCAAGAGGTTGCTGCCTAGAATCGTGGCGTTCAAGGGTAGCAACGGCAAGTACCTGGCCGCGCGCACGATCCAAGGCCGCAACCACCTCGTGTTCGCGTCGGACGACGTCGGGGACGCGGCCGTGGCGCACGAGGTCGTCTACGTCGCCAACAACATACACGGACGCTTCCGCGTCCGTAACAGAAACCTGTCCAGGCTCTGGATGCGACCCCTCAACATGAACTGGATTATTCTGGCCGACATCGGTTCCAGCAACGATGACCTATTCGAGGTTCTCCAGGTGGGCGACTTGTTCGCGCTGAGGAGCACCAGAACCGTATTTACCCCTGGGGGTGGCCCGATGGCTTTCAGTGATAATTTCTGCATCAACCAGACAGCGCCGGCTGACCGCAACTTGGTGAACGGTCTGGATGCCGCCAGCAGCACCCTCACCAGGGAAGCTCTGGtgcaggtggaggcggcggtcaTGCACCGCGAGATCAGCGACATCGTCTACTTCCTCGACGAGACCAGGGTGTACGACAGGATGCCGGTGACGATGGCCATGACCGACGCCGTCAACGACACCTCCACACAAATCACCAAGAGGCTCACCATATCCTTCGAGGAGACGGAGACCGCCCAGTGGGACGCCACCCTCGAGCTCACCCTAGGGTACACGGCCAACATGAAGGTAGGATTCCCCAAGCTCGGCCTCGGCGCCCGAGCACAACTCTCTGCCGAGTTCTTCGGATCCTACAACTGGGGCGAGACCGTGGTGACGACGGTGAAGAAGGTGGTCGAATACGAGGTCACCGTGCCTCCCAGAACCAAGGTCTCTGTCCAGGTCATGGCCACCAAGGCCTCCTGCGACGTCCCCTTCGGTTACATACAGAAGGACACCTTCACCGACGGAAGAGTTGAAACCCGTCGAAAGCAGGATGGCATCTTCACTGGCGTCAACAGCTACAACTTCCACTTCCACACCACGGAGATGCCCCTGGAGCAAAGGCTTATAATGCAGGCCTCTTGAGCGGCCTAAGGGATCGATCGGATTAATTACTGCATCATATTATTATTGCTTCTGCATGCATGATTGCTTCTGCATGTGGTTACATCCATGCTCCTATCACTCTGGTACAAAACTCGctgttagtcccggttggtaggggcaAATCTTCCAAAAATTCATCTGGGATAAAATAATCGAGAtgaaagggggtctttagtcctgggtctttcaaccaagactaaagacaccctttagtcccggttggtaaaaccagcCGGGATTAAAGGGGTCGCCACGCTAGGCACAGTCCCCacacctttagtcctgattgatATTACTAAAGGACTTTgcgctaaaaaaatattagaaattccaaaactatataggggatgcaatccttttgtattaactcgcgaggagccatttagtcttggtTTGTGTTACTAACCGAGATTaaagggacctttagtcccggtaacacaaaccgagactaaagggtccgagggctttagcCCTTTTTCAGCCAcctgtgggggaccctttaatcccgggtgGTAAGACCAACCGTGACTAAaggtttagtcccagttggtcttaccatccgggattaaagggtcctccacaggtggctgatttttttcacccgggactaaagggtctctcacaggtggctgatttttgatcCGAACTAAagaggggcctttagtcccgattgttaTTTgattcgggactaaagctctttTAGTCATAGGTcaactttaaatcgggacaaaagaggATGCATGAAAGTGGGTTCTTTGCGCTACGTGTGCTAGCTAGGCTTGTACCAGAATAATTATCTGTACGTGTATCCTGTCATGAGTGCGCTTGGTTAGCTCATGTGTGATGCGAGTACTTAGTGTCATAAATAATTGACAACAATTGTATCTTGTACATGCATGGATCGGAGTGCATATGAGGGTTTATGCATGGAAGACATATATATACAATAGCGGATTTGCTTTGCTTTGGCAGCCTTGTTTGATCGACTGAGAGTAGTGAAAATTTTGCTGAGATGTGTCCCGATGGGATGTCCCAGtataattctttttattttacATGCTAGCTAGATACCATTTTCCATGCACTCGATGCGTGTATATGCTCCAACAGCATTGGGCAGCAGCTTGGCTGCAAACTAGTTCCAGAAGGCTGGCGTGCAACATGTACGTACGAGTAGATTTTTCTACTTGAGCTCTTCAAATACTCAGCCAACCTATGATCTCTTGTATTAGTGTAATGTCCGTACGCAAATTATTATTGCATTTAGGTTCAGATTGTGTATTGGAGACTGGAGATGCATTTGTCAGTGCTTGATGCACCTTTGAAAAAGAAGCAACCTGCAGCATGTCTATTTCCTCCATGTTCTCCGTCATCCATTCAGCCGCGTCCAAGGGGATGCAATGCATCATTCCACATGTGCACCGACGGAACGCACGCCCCGTCTCTGACTGATGATAGATCAGCCGCCGTACATGGTTTTAATTAGGGTGATCTCGTCGATCCCTGTTGATTGGTTTGGACAAGAGCTTTTAATTTCTTAGGGCCGGATAGATGTTGCCACCGTGCGAGCCGGCCGGCCAGATCCTCTGGAGTCTGGAAGCAAGGATACTGTCCTCCTGTTGTCGCAGTTGGATACATACATCCATCCGAGCAACCAACTGCTTCCTCGGTTTGTCGGCTCTACACTATGGTCATTTAGTCTGCGAATTATTTTTTAGTCTCGGCTGACAACTTTTCATAAGTGTAATAATAATTCCTGAGTGACCCTCCTCTATGAAAAGgctgaagtcaggaacttttaTCAGCATATACTATATACAAAAACTGCTTCCCTGTTCCTCAACACAGCACGGCGTATTTTTGTCTTAAATAACAACTAGCGATTGTGAATTGAACGAGTTCTCAGCGGGTAAGGTTCCTCGCGATGGAATCTGTCCACTAGAGTTTGGGTCATcgcatttttctagatttattctaAGATTTAACTGACGCTATTCTTTCGATGGTAGATGATGTGCCCGTCGATAGTGAGGCgtcagtggtgacttcgtcagtCTCGAGGATTTGCTGACTCAATCTTTCAGAGGTGCTCATAGaggtagggttgcgtgcgtgtaCGTGAGTATCTGCATCTGTATTATCATTCGAAAAAAAGTATGGCACGATCTAATAATCCAATAATTACAAGAACTAGCTTGTGCAgcacttttttccttttgatgagAACTGCACAGATTGGGGCACCGACactatctagatgcatatatcCGACACATGGTTCTGGGCCAGCTGCTGCTCGCGTTGCGTTGGGACCgccgggctgcggctgcggctgcggctagCAACTAGCACTAGCAGCTGAGCTCCACGGGAACAGAGCAGCATGTGCGCGCGTGGCAGGACACGCATACACACATCGACACAGCACAGTAAGCACACGCACAGAGAAGAAGGTGCCGCGCCATGATAGCCTGTGTCGCCGGTGCTGCTCCTAGTCAAGGAGTAGGTTTGCTGGTTTGGTAACCATCGATCGGCATCCAATCCATCATGCTTCACAACGCGCGTTCAGGTACCTTTTAATTTCTTCCTCCCCCACCCCCCACATGGACATCTCTCCTTTCCAGGTCTCATGGCACCATGCTCCCTCCGCCATGGCTAGGCAGGAGCAGGAGCTGCCGGGACGCAAAAATATCACACGGGCGGACTCATGCTTTGCTCCGGTCCACGCAGGCTCCAGAGGCTTCGGCAGTGGCGTGCATCATGTTGCTGCACCACCGACCTGCTGCGTGCATCATGTGTACCTAATACGGCTAAATGTCATCTTGGAACAGTACTAGCTATACGACAAATTGTTGCATTATCATCTTGATTTGACACTGGAATAATGTGCACCGGTCGTCAGAGGAAAGAAAATAAGTCTCCTCAGATCAAGAAATACATGGAGGGCATAGGCTTAAAAGGTATTAAGATCCACGGACGGAAGGTTGTGGTATAAAGATCCTTCTTTCCAGATGGTACACGCAGACCCCAATTAGTTCCTGATCCATAATATAGCCTGCTTCCAAATAATCCTTGTGAAATATGAACCACTAACATATGGAAGGTTGCGGTTTAAAGAACCTTCTGATGGAAATCTGAAATCAGTGTCACGACAGGCTTTTCGGACGATCGATCAGAATGGAATCAACGCCCCTACAGTTCTGATGTTGGATTATTTCCCTGTCATACTGT
This portion of the Setaria viridis chromosome 7, Setaria_viridis_v4.0, whole genome shotgun sequence genome encodes:
- the LOC117862575 gene encoding uncharacterized protein, with the translated sequence MSEAVVEQLPSCIALRSISNGKFLRYVHEHGEEKYRQLELSGEDALNLFTRFDVEPSRLHDGLVHIRCRYNRKYWVARQHGDDDGWIIVAGADEPEEDLSKPSCTLIKAVPVSSDDDSRAADAGDQPHESVMTFRFVLAGRLQAAGKDDDGSGRMSLSGTGTVGSCLCVGRQGERQQVDDGGFVIFNLSNSKRLLPRIVAFKGSNGKYLAARTIQGRNHLVFASDDVGDAAVAHEVVYVANNIHGRFRVRNRNLSRLWMRPLNMNWIILADIGSSNDDLFEVLQVGDLFALRSTRTVFTPGGGPMAFSDNFCINQTAPADRNLVNGLDAASSTLTREALVQVEAAVMHREISDIVYFLDETRVYDRMPVTMAMTDAVNDTSTQITKRLTISFEETETAQWDATLELTLGYTANMKVGFPKLGLGARAQLSAEFFGSYNWGETVVTTVKKVVEYEVTVPPRTKVSVQVMATKASCDVPFGYIQKDTFTDGRVETRRKQDGIFTGVNSYNFHFHTTEMPLEQRLIMQAS